The proteins below come from a single Pichia kudriavzevii chromosome 2, complete sequence genomic window:
- a CDS encoding uncharacterized protein (PKUD0B08180; Pfam Domains: Glyco_hydro_76(3.6e-111)), translating to MYIYIYIYKWMYIYIRVYPPSFSWFLLSFQLVLIHTYFCLSCTTVGQDIHRHRHIHTVWNTRTKITMKLQHAALMVAGALASSATAIEVELGNEESVCNAATDLVDGIMDYYLGTRYAGTVGMFQQPYYWWEAGLVFGGMIDTWKFCNNDTYVGIIQEAIVHQKGPDNDFFNVENQTDVEANDDQVFWGFTVMEAAERGFPMYSNDENDVNYAQLAMNVYNNMAPRWDDQNCGGGLRWQILDTMNGWDYKSMISTGGVFALGARLARYTGDDSLKRSSKRILQWMKQSKFVVQNEGNDFYNVNDGAEIVHGACPVVNGALWSYNYALMLMGSAYLYNATGEQFWDNELGLFLGGLEHYMVNTTGGNTLYEYQCEKWQRCNNDQRAFRAVVARTLGEIYQLAPQYSERVLALIDSSAAGAAASCSGGSDGKTCGINWGINGWDGLYGLGEQISALEIIQNSLIPQVPPPCEEDTCGEKLASDVSIVVVPTPTIFRTFTTTNTVHKTATLIHSSVENVFYTGTTSSA from the coding sequence atgtatatatatatttatatatataaatggATGTATATCTATATAAGGGTGTATCCCCCCTCCTTTTCTTGGTTCTTGctaagttttcaattggttcTTATACACACCTACTTTTGTCTGTCTTGCACCACAGTTGGACAGGACATACATAGACACAGACACATACACACGGTTTGGAACACACGAACAAAGATTACGATGAAACTACAACACGCAGCCCTCATGGTGGCTGGTGCCCTTGCAAGCTCTGCTACGGCCATTGAAGTGGAGCTCGGGAACGAGGAGTCTGTTTGTAATGCTGCAACGGACCTCGTGGACGGGATTATGGATTATTATTTGGGGACCCGGTATGCGGGGACTGTTGGAATGTTTCAGCAGCCCTATTACTGGTGGGAGGCCGGATTAGTTTTCGGAGGGATGATTGACACGTGGAAATTCTGCAACAACGATACCTATGTCGGCATCATCCAGGAGGCCATTGTTCACCAGAAGGGTCCGGACAATGACTTCTTCAATGTGGAGAATCAAACGGATGTTGAGGCAAACGATGATCAGGTGTTTTGGGGGTTCACTGTTATGGAAGCAGCTGAGAGAGGGTTCCCCATGTACtccaatgatgaaaatgatgttAACTATGCGCAGTTGGCCATGAATGTCTATAACAACATGGCTCCTCGATGGGACGACCAGAATTGTGGAGGTGGTCTCAGATGGCAGATACTCGATACCATGAATGGTTGGGATTACAAGTCCATGATTTCCACTGGCGGTGTGTTTGCACTAGGGGCAAGGTTGGCAAGGTACACGGGTGATGATTCCCTAAAGAGGTCTTCCAAGAGAATTTTGCAGTGGATGAAACAGTCCAAATTTGTCGTTCAAAATGAGGGTAACGATTTCTACAATGTCAATGACGGTGCAGAAATTGTCCATGGTGCATGTCCCGTGGTGAATGGGGCCCTTTGGTCATACAATTATGCCCTGATGTTGATGGGATCTGCGTATCTTTACAATGCCACTGGAGAACAATTCTGGGATAATGAGTTGGGATTGTTTCTTGGTGGGTTGGAACACTACATGGTCAACACAACGGGCGGCAACACCCTCTACGAATACCAATGTGAGAAATGGCAGAGATGCAACAACGACCAGCGTGCATTTAGGGCAGTGGTTGCTAGAACGTTGGGTGAGATCTACCAGTTGGCACCGCAGTACAGCGAGCGGGTTCTTGCCCTAATTGATTCCTCTGCTGCGGGGGCAGCTGCATCGTGTTCTGGTGGGTCCGATGGTAAGACCTGTGGCATCAATTGGGGGATCAATGGCTGGGACGGTCTCTATGGGTTAGGTGAGCAGATTTCAGCTCTTgaaattattcaaaactCATTGATTCCTCAAGTGCCACCTCCATGTGAGGAAGATACTTGCGGTGAGAAGCTTGCCTCGGATGTAagtattgttgttgttccaACACCAACGATTTTCAGGACATTCACCACTACAAATACCGTCCACAAAACCGCTACTCTTATTCATTCGAGCGTTGAAAACGTCTTCTACACGGGCACCACTTCCTCTGCATGA
- a CDS encoding uncharacterized protein (PKUD0B08190), protein MELTRIHNPLELQRGRIVVWASGLNGLQQQVTAPSMALSLSYPYKRFVSGAVVYYSETVKYLAIYTIGIYLRPTAVSLASLHRCSWSVTLFEVSSTRLHNGQDRTVPCVSLCIYRSTTTPCSYRVLAHAVPSTIPSQCFWCVLSVLLVCSFSWQSSPSNHRHDSHT, encoded by the coding sequence ATGGAGCTGACAAGGATACACAATCCCCTAGAACTACAGAGAGGCAGGATAGTGGTGTGGGCGAGTGGTTTAAACGGTCTGCAACAACAAGTGACTGCTCCTTCCATGGCACTCTCATTGTCTTATCCTTATAAACGGTTTGTCTCTGGTGCAGTTGTATACTATTCTGAGACTGTCAAATATCTTGCCATCTATACAATAGGTATCTATTTGAGGCCAACAGCGGTTTCACTGGCGTCTCTGCACCGCTGTTCTTGGAGTGTAACTTTGTTTGAGGTATCAAGCACCCGCCTCCATAATGGCCAAGACCGCACGGTTCCGTGTGTGTCTTTATGCATATACAGATctacaacaacaccatGTAGCTACAGAGTACTTGCACACGCCGttccttcaacaattccCTCACAGTGTTTCTGGTGTGTCTTGTCTGTGTTACTGGTGTGTTCCTTTTCATGGCAATCAAGTCCAAGCAACCATCGCCACGACTCACATACCTGA
- a CDS encoding uncharacterized protein (PKUD0B08200; similar to Saccharomyces cerevisiae YBR151W (APD1); ancestral locus Anc_3.110), whose protein sequence is MAYFRVGIRRIPQIRACVRAEIRFFFFSLYHRIFILKALVSSSLELNVTPLATTLCHKVTVRMNYIKILKSKVLGDDPAEKISSVLPVSESQFSCDPSECHTSFKESCFTLKGADASAPLYESAKPVDLHILVSTGKTDWEHDAFEEKGTILNLVNRESGKLAETCGINVKSNVTNDALDFSDPDSLSLNKLKVLLLPWFVSINGITKDNIEEIFDIIKTIVSDENNKGAEAVVLEEKLKNMNGVNVSKCSNGSYVLLCSHRTRDKRCGITAPIMKKEFDSQLRDIDLYRDPGDDRPDGVKVLFVNHVGGHKFAANVLIYNKHGEFVWFARCTPLNVKFMIEETVLGHKVNAEHVRACAHFQEIKW, encoded by the coding sequence ATGGCTTATTTCCGGGTTGGGATTCGGCGAATTCCCCAAATCCGGGCATGTGTGCGGGCGGAAATAagatttttctttttctccttgtaTCACCGAATATTTATTTTAAAAGCCCTGGTATCGTCCTCTTTAGAACTGAATGTTACACCATTAGCTACTACCCTTTGCCACAAGGTAACCGTAAGAATGAACTATATCAAGATACTGAAATCCAAGGTTTTGGGTGATGATCCCGCAGAAAAGATAAGCTCTGTCCTTCCTGTTTCCGAATCCCAATTCAGCTGCGATCCTTCAGAGTGCCACACCTCTTTTAAAGAATCATGTTTCACTTTAAAGGGAGCCGATGCATCAGCCCCACTTTATGAATCGGCCAAGCCTGTGGATTTACATATTCTTGTTTCCACGGGTAAAACAGACTGGGAGCACGATGCGTTTGAGGAAAAAGGAACTATTTTAAACCTCGTCAACAGAGAAAGCGGTAAATTAGCGGAAACATGTGGAATCAACGTGAAATCCAACGTCACAAATGATGCATTGGACTTCTCCGATCCAGACTCTTTAAGCCTGAACAAACTAAAAGTTTTGCTGCTACCTTGGTTTGTGTCGATCAATGGTATAACGAAAGATaatattgaagagattTTTGACATCATTAAAACCATCGTCAGTGACGAGAATAACAAGGGAGCCGAGGCAGTTGTATTGGaagagaagttgaaaaacatGAACGGTGTAAATGTTTCCAAATGCTCAAACGGATCTTATGTTCTTCTATGCTCACATAGAACAAGAGACAAGCGGTGTGGAATAACTGCACCAATCATGAAAAAGGAGTTTGATTCTCAATTGAGGGACATAGATTTATATAGAGATCCCGGAGACGACCGGCCAGATGGAGTGAAGGTTCTCTTTGTCAACCACGTCGGAGGCCATAAGTTTGCCGCAAATGTCTTGATTTATAATAAACACGGAGaatttgtttggtttgCAAGGTGCACCCCATTGAACGTGAAGTTCATGATTGAAGAGACCGTCCTTGGGCATAAAGTCAATGCAGAACATGTCAGAGCGTGTGCCCATTtccaagaaatcaaatggTGA
- a CDS encoding uncharacterized protein (PKUD0B08210; similar to Saccharomyces cerevisiae YOL088C (MPD2); ancestral locus Anc_3.111): MKFYSAFSLLSLAVSALANHVIIADESNFDDIVLNSDKTSFVKFYADWCSHCKKMVPEWERLSDSYADDENIQIVEIDADKSKSIRKRYNIASYPTLKLFRADALSDPIDYEGQREFEYFSNFLLNQVGAKGKKVGPPSKVVQLHDGNIEKLIENKERYALILFTKEKDCDECIGLRKAFDDVSHAFHKDLEKIIIGEVKKNGDEPTDWTREVYGITEYPAIVFVEKGDINKYEVYTGEDSASALVKFVNKSVGTKRAINGLLDTQAGIIPEMQEALKEFIGSNIVDRREYVSTFIDELRKVDDSVFKNEVKYYAMIVNQFIAGNKEFVDSELAKYNEQLQNKVLDNAQKDLVNMKVNLLNQIKEFVTPDTYRDAKDIMEQREKAKGEISKDEL; this comes from the coding sequence ATGAAGTTTTATTCTGccttttctcttctttcaTTAGCAGTTTCTGCGTTAGCAAACCATGTCATCATTGCAGATGAATCTAACTTTGATGACATTGTTCTAAATTCAGACAAGACGTCTTTTGTCAAATTTTATGCAGATTGGTGCTCTCATTGTAAGAAGATGGTACCTGAATGGGAAAGGCTGTCGGACTCGTACGCCGATGACGAAAACATCCAAATTGTCGAAATTGATGCGGATAAATCTAAAAGCATCCGTAAGAGGTATAACATTGCATCTTACCCTACATTGAAACTCTTCCGTGCCGACGCGTTATCAGATCCAATTGACTATGAAGGTCAAAgagaatttgaatatttctcTAATTTCTTACTTAACCAAGTTGGTGCAAAGGGTAAGAAAGTTGGTCCTCCTTCAAAAGTTGTCCAATTACATGATGGTAATATCGAGAAGttaattgaaaacaaagaaaggTACGCATTGATTTTGTTCACTAAGGAGAAGGATTGTGATGAATGCATCGGACTCAGGAAGGCGTTTGATGATGTATCCCATGCTTTCCATAAGGATTTAGAGAAGATCATCATCGGTGAAGTGAAAAAGAACGGCGATGAACCAACAGACTGGACTAGGGAAGTCTACGGCATTACTGAGTATCCAGCCATTgtatttgttgaaaaaggcGACATCAACAAGTATGAAGTTTATACAGGAGAAGATTCAGCTTCCGCTTTGGTCAAGTTTGTTAACAAAAGTGTTGGTACCAAGAGAGCCATCAATGGGTTATTGGATACACAAGCAGGTATCATTCCAGAGATGCAAGAAGCGTTGAAAGAATTCATTGGTTCGAATATTGTTGACAGGAGGGAATACGTGTCCACCTTTATTGATGAACTAAgaaaagttgatgattcagttttcaaaaatgaagtGAAATACTATGCAATGATTGtcaatcaatttattgCTGGAAACAAGGAATTTGTGGACTCCGAACTGGCAAAATACAACGAACAACTTCAGAACAAAGTCTTAGATAACGCACAAAAGGACCTGGTCAATATGAAGGTGAATTTGCTGAACCAAATTAAGGAATTTGTCACTCCAGATACTTACAGAGATGCTAAGGATATTATGGAACAAAGGGAAAAAGCAAAGGGTGAAATTTCTAAAGATGAATTATAG
- a CDS encoding uncharacterized protein (PKUD0B08220; similar to Saccharomyces cerevisiae YGL211W (NCS6); ancestral locus Anc_3.524): METFKKKEVKITQLCQLCHCRKAVMKRPKNLQKLCKECFYHVFETEIHLTIQKENLFYRGETVAIGASGGKDSTVLASVMKTLNERYDYGLNLVLLSVDEGIVGYRDDSLATVKRNQQQYQMPLEIVSYRDLYNWTMDEIVACTGVKSSCTYCGVLRRQALDRGALKLGIHHVVTGHNADDMAETVLMNLLRGDTARIESSVNVTTNSSGSPVKRSKPFKYTYQKEIVLYAHYKKLDYFSTECTYAPEAFRGTARVLLKNLESVRPSCIIDIIHSGEHFKLKPKKVRNQTPKYKNLQKQRHQLNSEEKQELEIRPDGSVSLNKDGNTCERCGYLSMNKICKACILIEGLDANRPRVVIGESSTSSSDGAAKLSKTLEKLSF; this comes from the coding sequence ATGGAAACgtttaaaaagaaagaagtcAAGATCACACAGCTTTGTCAGTTATGTCATTGCAGGAAGGCCGTTATGAAAAGACCGAAAAATTTGCAGAAGCTATGTAAAGAATGCTTCTATCATGTTTTTGAGACTGAAATCCATTTGACTATTCAGAAGGaaaatttgttttataGAGGGGAAACCGTTGCAATTGGTGCTTCTGGTGGTAAGGATTCTACTGTTTTGGCGTCTGTcatgaaaacattgaacGAAAGGTACGATTATGGTCTGAATTTAGTACTATTGAGTGTCGATGAGGGTATCGTGGGGTACCGTGATGACAGTCTTGCAACAGttaaaagaaatcaacaacaatatcaaatgcCCTTGGAAATCGTCTCTTATAGAGATCTATACAACTGGACTATGGATGAAATTGTCGCTTGCACGGGGGTAAAATCAAGTTGTACATATTGTGGTGTCTTACGAAGACAAGCTTTGGACAGGGGAGCATTGAAATTAGGTATTCATCATGTTGTCACCGGTCACAATGCCGACGATATGGCTGAAACagttttgatgaatcttCTTAGAGGTGATACAGCTAGAATTGAAAGCTCGGTTAACGTCACCACAAACTCTAGTGGGTCCCCGGTTAAACGTTCAAAACCGTTTAAATACACATACCAGAAGGAAATAGTGTTGTACGCTCATTACAAAAAGCTAGACTATTTTAGCACAGAATGTACATATGCACCTGAGGCCTTCCGTGGTACTGCTAGAgtccttttgaaaaatctagAATCGGTGAGGCCTTCTTGTATCATCGATATCATTCACTCGGGCGAACATTTCAAACTTAAACCAAAGAAGGTGAGGAATCAGACACCGAAATACAAGAACCTGCAGAAGCAAAGGCATCAGTTGAATAGTGAGgagaaacaagaattgGAAATCAGACCAGACGGCTCCGTATCTTTGAACAAGGACGGCAATACATGTGAACGATGTGGATATTTGTCCATGAACAAAATATGTAAAGCATGCATCCTGATTGAAGGTCTTGATGCCAATAGACCTCGGGTAGTCATCGGCGAATCTTCTACCTCTTCCAGCGATGGTGCCGCTAAGCTTTCGAAGACTCTGGAAAAACTTTCATTCTAG